The proteins below come from a single Kitasatospora sp. NBC_00315 genomic window:
- a CDS encoding ABC transporter permease: protein MGLHLAIARGAFRRFSTYRAATFAGAFTNTVFGFILAYTFLALWRARPGLGGYDAAAAVTYIWVSQALLVTVAVWGGGFQDDVQERFRTGDIAVDLYRPVDFQTWWLATDLGRAAFHLLARGAVPMIAGALVFDLRLPHDPLVWAEFLFSVLLALLVSFGLRYLVSLTGFWLHDSEGVRSVMLVVSMFFSGMLLPIALFPGRLGGIAQVLPWASLIQVPTDVFLQRRTGTALLSAFGFQAAWAVVLLLAGRFVQLLATRRVVVQGG, encoded by the coding sequence GTGGGCCTCCATCTCGCGATCGCCCGGGGCGCGTTCCGCCGCTTCTCCACCTACCGCGCCGCCACCTTCGCCGGCGCGTTCACCAACACCGTCTTCGGCTTCATCCTGGCGTACACCTTCCTGGCGCTCTGGCGGGCCAGGCCGGGCCTCGGCGGCTACGACGCCGCCGCGGCGGTCACCTACATCTGGGTCAGCCAGGCGCTGCTGGTCACCGTGGCGGTCTGGGGCGGCGGCTTCCAGGACGACGTCCAGGAGCGGTTCCGCACCGGCGACATCGCCGTCGACCTCTACCGTCCGGTGGACTTCCAGACCTGGTGGCTGGCCACCGACCTGGGCCGGGCCGCCTTCCACCTGCTCGCCCGGGGCGCCGTGCCGATGATCGCCGGCGCGCTCGTCTTCGACCTGCGGCTGCCGCACGACCCGCTCGTCTGGGCCGAGTTCCTGTTCTCGGTGCTGCTCGCGCTGCTGGTGAGCTTCGGTCTGCGCTACCTGGTCTCGCTGACCGGGTTCTGGCTGCACGACTCCGAGGGGGTGCGCTCGGTGATGCTGGTGGTGTCGATGTTCTTCTCCGGGATGCTGCTGCCGATCGCGCTGTTCCCCGGCCGGCTCGGCGGGATCGCCCAGGTGCTGCCCTGGGCCTCGCTGATCCAGGTGCCCACCGACGTGTTCCTCCAGCGGCGCACCGGCACCGCCCTGCTGTCCGCTTTCGGCTTCCAGGCCGCCTGGGCCGTGGTGCTGCTCCTGGCCGGCCGGTTCGTCCAGCTGCTGGCCACCCGCCGGGTGGTGGTCCAGGGTGGCTGA